One segment of Primulina tabacum isolate GXHZ01 chromosome 14, ASM2559414v2, whole genome shotgun sequence DNA contains the following:
- the LOC142524385 gene encoding cyclin-D1-1-like isoform X1 — protein sequence MATFAMSLQFSDCFSDLLCGEDSTIIFSGGEDDSTEYSSDNQPRLPDVEESIAGLLEDERDLTGTNINDRQSIDASVRTESVSWILKVHRYYGFQPLTAFLSINYFDRFLCSHRLPILNGWPLQLLSTACLSLAAKMEEPLVPSLLDLQVEGAKFIFEPRNIQRMELLVLRVLEWRLRSISPFCYLSFFALKMDPTRTYTGFLVSMAKEIIISTIQETSFLEFRPSCIAAATLLCAANDVPKFSSFTAQHAQSWCDGLHKEKITSCYQLVRQIMSNKTKKQPKVLPQLRVMPRVSTFSSDSSSSTSSSFSAHKRRKLNNSSWVDDDKGSSD from the exons ATGGCCACATTCGCCATGTCACTTCAGTTCTCCGACTGCTTCTCCGATCTTCTCTGCGGCGAGGACTCCACTATCATATTCTCCGGCGGCGAAGATGACTCTACGGAATACTCATCAGACAACCAACCTCGGTTGCCCGACGTCGAGGAATCAATCGCTGGACTTCTAGAAGACGAGAGAGATCTCACCGGAACGAATATCAACGATCGTCAATCGATCGATGCTTCTGTTAGAACAGAATCTGTTTCATGGATTCTCAAG GTGCACCGTTATTACGGTTTCCAGCCATTAACGGCGTTTCTCTCCATCAACTACTTTGACCGTTTTCTTTGCTCCCATCGTTTGCCG ATATTGAATGGATGGCCATTGCAATTATTGTCCACTGCATGTTTGTCATTAGCAGCTAAAATGGAGGAACCTCTAGTTCCTTCTCTTTTGGATCTTCag GTCGAAGGTGCGAAGTTTATTTTTGAACCAAGAAATATTCAAAGGATGGAGCTCCTCGTGCTGAGGgtattagagtggagacttcgatCCATTTCCCCCTTTTGCTACCTCAGCTTTTTCGCCCTCAAAATGGACCCAACCAGAACTTATACCGGGTTCCTTGTATCAATGGCAAAAGAAATTATTATCTCTACTATACAAG AGACCAGCTTTCTCGAGTTTAGACCATCATGCATCGCTGCTGCAACACTGCTTTGTGCAGCAAATGATGTGCCGAAATTTTCCTCATTCACAGCTCAACATGCTCAGTCATGGTGTGATGGACTTCACAAA gAAAAAATAACGAGTTGCTACCAACTGGTGAGACAAATAATGTCCAATAAGACGAAGAAGCAACCAAAGGTGCTACCCCAACTCCGAGTCATGCCCCGGGTGAGTACCTTTTCTAGCGACTCGTCATCTTCTACATCTTCATCCTTCTCGGCTCACAAAAggagaaaattaaataattcatCATGGGTGGATGATGACAAGGGGAGCTCTGATTAA
- the LOC142524385 gene encoding cyclin-D1-1-like isoform X2: MATFAMSLQFSDCFSDLLCGEDSTIIFSGGEDDSTEYSSDNQPRLPDVEESIAGLLEDERDLTGTNINDRQSIDASVRTESVSWILKVHRYYGFQPLTAFLSINYFDRFLCSHRLPILNGWPLQLLSTACLSLAAKMEEPLVPSLLDLQVEGAKFIFEPRNIQRMELLVLRVLEWRLRSISPFCYLSFFALKMDPTRTYTGFLVSMAKEIIISTIQVKIYTVKSTYEQRPAFSSLDHHASLLQHCFVQQMMCRNFPHSQLNMLSHGVMDFTKKK, encoded by the exons ATGGCCACATTCGCCATGTCACTTCAGTTCTCCGACTGCTTCTCCGATCTTCTCTGCGGCGAGGACTCCACTATCATATTCTCCGGCGGCGAAGATGACTCTACGGAATACTCATCAGACAACCAACCTCGGTTGCCCGACGTCGAGGAATCAATCGCTGGACTTCTAGAAGACGAGAGAGATCTCACCGGAACGAATATCAACGATCGTCAATCGATCGATGCTTCTGTTAGAACAGAATCTGTTTCATGGATTCTCAAG GTGCACCGTTATTACGGTTTCCAGCCATTAACGGCGTTTCTCTCCATCAACTACTTTGACCGTTTTCTTTGCTCCCATCGTTTGCCG ATATTGAATGGATGGCCATTGCAATTATTGTCCACTGCATGTTTGTCATTAGCAGCTAAAATGGAGGAACCTCTAGTTCCTTCTCTTTTGGATCTTCag GTCGAAGGTGCGAAGTTTATTTTTGAACCAAGAAATATTCAAAGGATGGAGCTCCTCGTGCTGAGGgtattagagtggagacttcgatCCATTTCCCCCTTTTGCTACCTCAGCTTTTTCGCCCTCAAAATGGACCCAACCAGAACTTATACCGGGTTCCTTGTATCAATGGCAAAAGAAATTATTATCTCTACTATACAAG TCAAAATATATACAGTGAAATCTACATATGAACAGAGACCAGCTTTCTCGAGTTTAGACCATCATGCATCGCTGCTGCAACACTGCTTTGTGCAGCAAATGATGTGCCGAAATTTTCCTCATTCACAGCTCAACATGCTCAGTCATGGTGTGATGGACTTCACAAA gAAAAAATAA